From the Toxoplasma gondii ME49 chromosome VIIa, whole genome shotgun sequence genome, one window contains:
- a CDS encoding hypothetical protein (encoded by transcript TGME49_202620~Signal peptide predicted by SignalP 2.0 HMM (probability 0.993) with cleavage site probability 0.977 at residue 19~Predicted trans-membrane domain (TMHMM2.0):268-291), whose product MKLFRPVYALLALPGGALAANYDFFVLGQPAGNGNLQSTGDTSVDPAGEREGKPNESRSKDLEQGSTGPDYNVYYPRKQSTHLLPAVQQYSLKASPCAGEGAGQYIPSLSQSPSQPLQQYAPVHSTGEALGGSEASWKLPPHKASTETTLSQPSSSSEMETLSQTNPQQFIPVYGGNLLQPRPRLPGCDLDLPEPQKQKGCLVHSELRPSIILIHSGSDRDGSGKGKRERRRKRRMRHQPVDTTIDETIAEGKPPVSLKGFKTFASSLAAAALGFPYIAGALSFLAWWRLLSSMEELGRQEEQRLARQRQRRRKKRENLPGAEVKATESF is encoded by the coding sequence ATGAAGTTATTCCGTCCGGTTTACGCGCTCCTGGCTCTACCAGGAGGCGCGTTGGCGGCAAACTACGATTTCTTTGTTCTTGGGCAACCAGCAGGAAATGGCAATCTTCAGTCAACCGGAGACACCTCTGTGGATCCAGCGGGCGAGCGGGAAGGGAAGCCAAACGAGTCCAGGTCAAAAGACCTCGAACAAGGATCAACGGGACCGGATTATAATGTGTACTACCCGAGAAAGCAATCTACACATTTGCTGCCTGCTGTGCAACAATATTCCTTAAAGGCGTCCCCTTGTGCTGGAGAAGGTGCGGGACAGTACATTCCATCTTTGTCGCAGAGCCCCTCACAGCCACTGCAACAGTATGCGCCAGTGCATTCGACCGGAGAAGCCCTAGGTGGATCCGAAGCGTCATGGAAACTTCCACCACATAAGGCATCAACGGAAACCACCTTGTCTCAACCTTCGTCCAGCAGTGAAATGGAAACGCTGTCGCAGACAAATCCACAACAGTTCATACCCGTATACGGAGGCAATTTGCTGCAACCACGCCCACGGCTGCCTGGGTGTGACCTTGACCTGCCTGAGCCGCAAAAGCAGAAAGGGTGCCTCGTTCACAGCGAGCTCAGACCCTCAATAATTCTCATTCACTCGGGAAGCGACCGCGACGGTTCTGGCAAAGGAAAGAGGGAACGTCGGAGGAAACGTCGGATGCGTCACCAACCCGTTGACACCACAATAGACGAAACCATCGCGGAAGGGAAACCGCCAGTGAGCTTGAAGGGGTTTAAGACGTTTGCTTCAAGTTTAGCGGCGGCGGCACTGGGATTTCCGTATATTGCTGGGGCGTTGTCCTTCTTGGCTTGGTGGCGTCTGCTCAGTTCGATGGAAGAACTGGGAAGACAAGAGGAACAAAGGCTTGCGAGACAGCGGCAACGTCGCCGGAAAAAACGTGAAAATTTGCCAGGGGCGGAGGtgaaagcgacagaaagtTTTTGA